Proteins encoded in a region of the Oscillospiraceae bacterium MB24-C1 genome:
- a CDS encoding flavodoxin, which produces MQVYYFTRTNRSKKIAEALAERYGVTAQRIEDGKNWAGAIGFIKACFMSINKKGVSVNYPEPTVNQPIILVFPVWADTFPPAVKTFIDTVGKTRITAIPTSISSTIKDRTGFAKVIDLVGKEISAPKEL; this is translated from the coding sequence ATGCAGGTTTATTACTTTACCCGTACCAACCGCAGTAAAAAAATTGCCGAAGCACTGGCCGAACGCTACGGCGTAACTGCTCAGCGAATTGAAGACGGGAAAAACTGGGCGGGCGCGATAGGTTTTATTAAGGCCTGTTTTATGTCGATTAATAAAAAAGGTGTCTCTGTAAATTACCCTGAACCGACTGTGAATCAGCCTATTATTCTGGTGTTTCCAGTCTGGGCAGATACCTTTCCCCCTGCTGTTAAAACCTTTATTGACACGGTCGGCAAGACGCGCATTACCGCCATCCCAACCTCTATTAGCAGCACCATCAAGGACAGGACAGGCTTTGCTAAGGTGATTGATCTGGTCGGCAAAGAAATCTCTGCGCCAAAGGAGCTTTAA
- a CDS encoding GNAT family N-acetyltransferase translates to MSIKEVDQDKKQYLDLLLLADEQENMVDRYLERGTLFVLFESGNPVAVAVVTDEGDGVCELQNLAVVPDRQRQGIGRRMVEDMARRYGASHHTMLVGTGDSPRTLPFYFCSGFSESHRIKNYFTDYYDHPIVEAGVQIVDRVVLKRPLWVLETPRLGFRRLSHADHDTLRPILGDPETMYAWEYGFNDAQITQWIDRCQMRYAHDGYAYYAAIDKQSGALVGLMGLLNEDIDGDIQLGVGYILARNYWGKGYANEGVRSWLDYAFAALGATRVVAVIRPENTASRRVAKRLGMRVVGQYVKNVNGKEMLHLVYAIDYNKE, encoded by the coding sequence GTGAGTATTAAAGAGGTCGATCAAGATAAAAAGCAATATCTTGATCTTTTGCTGCTGGCCGACGAACAGGAGAACATGGTTGATCGCTACCTTGAACGAGGTACACTGTTTGTGCTGTTTGAATCGGGCAACCCTGTTGCAGTAGCGGTCGTCACCGATGAGGGGGACGGTGTCTGTGAGCTTCAAAATCTTGCCGTGGTACCAGATCGGCAGCGGCAAGGTATCGGCAGGCGTATGGTGGAAGATATGGCTCGCCGTTATGGAGCAAGCCACCATACCATGCTTGTAGGCACGGGGGATAGTCCTAGAACGCTACCGTTTTATTTTTGCTCTGGGTTTTCCGAAAGTCACCGCATTAAAAATTATTTTACCGATTACTATGACCACCCCATTGTCGAGGCAGGGGTTCAGATTGTCGATAGAGTGGTGTTAAAACGCCCGCTATGGGTGCTGGAAACGCCGCGCTTGGGTTTTCGGCGCCTATCTCATGCCGACCATGATACTTTGCGCCCTATTCTGGGCGATCCTGAAACGATGTATGCGTGGGAGTATGGTTTTAACGACGCCCAAATTACACAATGGATTGACCGCTGTCAGATGCGATATGCCCACGATGGCTATGCCTATTATGCCGCCATAGATAAACAAAGCGGCGCGTTGGTTGGCTTGATGGGGCTGCTTAACGAAGATATTGACGGCGATATCCAATTGGGGGTGGGTTACATTCTGGCAAGGAACTACTGGGGGAAAGGCTATGCCAACGAAGGCGTAAGAAGCTGGCTTGACTATGCCTTTGCTGCATTGGGTGCGACTCGGGTGGTGGCGGTCATCCGCCCGGAAAATACCGCCTCGCGCAGGGTTGCCAAACGACTGGGTATGCGCGTGGTGGGGCAGTATGTCAAAAATGTCAACGGAAAAGAGATGCTGCATCTCGTTTACGCGATAGACTATAATAAGGAGTAA